In the genome of candidate division KSB1 bacterium, the window GTAAAAGGGTCATTTTTCCGACGGCGCTGCGTTCGCCGGCTTTAAGGATGTAAAAGTAAACCCCAGCCGCGGCTTTGCGTCCAGAGTTGTCACGACCGTCCCAAAGAACCGTATATTCTCCGGGCGTCTGCACTCCGCGGAAAAGATTTCGAACAGGCTTGCCGAGAGCATCAAAAATGTCCAGCGATACCATACTATGCTGATCCAAAGCATAGCGAAGGACCGTCTCCGGATTGAAGGGATTGGGGTAATTGCCGTAAACGACAAAAACCTGTGGAGAGGAATTTTTTTCCTTAACCCCAACCGTTCCACCATTCGGCCCCTCCATTTTAAAAAGAAGTTCGACCTGTTTTTCATCCAAAGCAATGTCCCAGATGCGCACTCGGTCCATCAATCCGACGATTTTGACGGCGGTCCGGCCTTCAGCATCGTTGGGGCGGGCGCCGAGATACAAGTCGTCGCCGCTGTTGGTAACGATCTCCGCCGGCGATTCGATCTCGGTGCACAGAATGCCGTCCAGATAGATTTTGTAATAAAGATTGTCAGCCAAAGTTACGGTCACCAAATGCCATTCGCCGTCCATTACGCCGATGCCGCATTCCGCTTCCTTGGTCTGAGCTCGCGGTTGACTGCCGTCCACGGCGTTGAGAATGCAGTCTATGCCGTTTATGCCCGGATTCAACCAGACATCAATATGTCGTTCCATAGGATCCTCAGGCCAAACATCGCCGCCCATCCAAAAGATATATCCCCAATTCGGAGTCCCACTGTATTGAATCCATGCGGAAAGGGTGTAATTGGGAGAGTTTAAAAAAGGCTTATACGGAATACGCACATAACAAAGCTCTCCGAAGGCATTGAATTCCGCAAACTCGATGCAGCCGCGACCGTCGGCGGGCTTGGAGAAAATTCCGCCGGTCGTGCGAACGAGCAAACCGGAATTGTCGACGATTTCGCCGTGATTGGCTGCGCTTCCTTGATCGATGACCACTACCCCATCCGGCTCTTCAAAGTCGTAATAGCTCACCGGTGGGGGGAGTTCTTGAGAAAACAAAACCGCACAAGCCGCTGCAACGATCATCATCACTCTTTTCATTGCACTTCCTCCTGTTACTAATTGTAAGTTATTAAAATTACTTTGGGTTCGGCATCCGAAGAACAATCGAAGTGAACAGCGGACACAGGCAGAACCGCTATTCTGATGTTTAAAATAGTATGGGGTCCCATATCTCGACAATTCGATTTACCATCGTAAAACAATAAAAATAGCCAGCAACAGCAACAAAAAAAGCAAAGTTACCAGCTTTTCATAAAACACCAATTTTCGTCGGGATATCCTTAGTTTATTCACATAACCTCGCGAATGATTCAGAATAAATATACTTAATTACTTTTGAGACGCCATGTCTCTGCGTC includes:
- a CDS encoding T9SS type A sorting domain-containing protein encodes the protein MKRVMMIVAAACAVLFSQELPPPVSYYDFEEPDGVVVIDQGSAANHGEIVDNSGLLVRTTGGIFSKPADGRGCIEFAEFNAFGELCYVRIPYKPFLNSPNYTLSAWIQYSGTPNWGYIFWMGGDVWPEDPMERHIDVWLNPGINGIDCILNAVDGSQPRAQTKEAECGIGVMDGEWHLVTVTLADNLYYKIYLDGILCTEIESPAEIVTNSGDDLYLGARPNDAEGRTAVKIVGLMDRVRIWDIALDEKQVELLFKMEGPNGGTVGVKEKNSSPQVFVVYGNYPNPFNPETVLRYALDQHSMVSLDIFDALGKPVRNLFRGVQTPGEYTVLWDGRDNSGRKAAAGVYFYILKAGERSAVGKMTLLQ